CGCCGGGCATGGACCTGCTCGCCAACGCCTCCGAGGCGGAGCTGAAGTTCTACGAGACCACCTTCCTGCAGATGGAGAAGGACGTCTTCACCGACATGGCGATGCAGCACGAGGCCTACCTCGGCGCGGGCATGCCGGGCATCCAGCAGCTCGGCGACGCCGGGCTCATCGACGCGCAGACGGTCCAGGCCTGGGAGAAGATCGATCTGGGTACGCGCACCGGCGACCAGGACCTCGTCATGCAGGGCAACGAGGAGCTCCTGCACCGGGAGCAGTGGACCGTACTGGACCGCAACTACCAGCTCATGTACGACCACTCCCCGACCGGACCGGCCTTCACCTACGCGATGACGGCGATCGGGGAGCCGTCGATCCCGGGTGCGCACGGCTTCGGCGAATACCGGCCGTTCGAGTTCACCCAGGAGACCCCGGGCCCGGACCGGATCCCGTTCACGCCGTGGGACAACCCGCTGCAGGGCTCGGTGACGGTCACCACGCCGTTCCCCGACGGCAACCTCGCCAACTTCAACGACCGCTGGGACTACATCACCCACGACACCCTGCCGGCGTTCCAGGACCTCTTGCGCAACGATCCGGACCAGGCCCGTGCGATCATCAGCTCAGACGTCGTCGACCGGACCGAGGACAACCGGATCTACAACCGGCTCGACACGTTGGGCGAGCACTACTTCACAGACTGGAAAGTTGACTTCGACCAATGATCAACCGGAGACGGGCCTCGATGGCGTTGGCGTTACTCGTTCTGCTCGGTGTGGAGGGATGCTCGGTGGACAGCGATACAGGCACTCGGGACGTGAAGGTGTTCGACCTCACCAGTCCGCCCTCCCGTGCGGCGGTGGGGCTGCCCGACGGCAAGGCCCAGTACGCCTTCCAGACCGACGACCACAAGCCGTTCCCGATCAAGGTGAGCCTGCCCGGGGGCAAGCAGCTCGCCTTCGACGCCAAGATCGTCGGCGTCGACGCGATGCGCGCACCCGACCCGAAGACCGGCGCACCGACCACAATGGACATCCAGTTCTACGCGCCGACCCTGGAGGAGGGGCGCGACCACCTCGCCGCTGCCCTGAGTGATTTCGGTCTCGATGCCGGTGCCGCGCAGACCTGGTTTACCAAAGCCGCCGCCATCAGGGACTCCGGCAAGGTGGAGGAGACCCGCACACCGTGGGCTGCCACCAAGGTCGGATACCTCGACCTGCAGCTCCAGGGCGGATACAAGTCGACCGGCACCGCACCCGGCCAAACGGTCATCCACTACGTGTTCAGTTGGGCAGCAGCATAGGGGAGTTGTCCCCATGTACTTCCGTCCACACAGCCCCGTATCTTTCAGTCGGCGGACTTCGCGGCCTCAGCCGTGAAGGTGACTGAAACGGGAGATGAAGATGACTGGTCCCTACCTGGGTATGGATCCGGAGCAGGTCCGCGCGATGGCTGCCCAGCTTTCCACGGGCTCCACGCAGATCCGCGACCTGGCTTCGAGCATCGGCGCGCAGATCGAGGCCACGCCGTGGACTGGACCTGACCGGGATCAGTTCGTCGGCGAGTGGCAGGGTCACCACATGCAGGCACTGCTCGCTGTGGCCGACTCGATCGAGCACGCGGCGCAGAAGGCGCTGTCGAACGCCGACGCGCAGGAGCAGACCTCAGCCAACTGAGCTGCGACACGGGCCCGCGCAAGCGGGCCCGTGTCCGTATCCGTCACTGCGGGGGAGGTGGAGATCCATGTCAGGGTTCGTGGGCAATGACCCGCACCAGGTACAGATGCTCGGCCGCCACCTGCTGTTCGGAGCGCAGTTGCTGGAGGAGCTGCGCGGCCGGCTCACCGGCGCCCTGTTCCACTCCACATGGGACGGTCCGGACGCCCACGAGGCGCGGTCGGAGTGGGCCAGCTCCAACGCGCCCGCGCTCGGCCTCACCGCCGAGCTGATGCGGCGCATGAGCATCATCGCCTTCGTCAACGCCAACGAGCAGATCGAGGCGAGCCAGGACGGCCACGGCGTCTTCGGCGAGGCTCCTGCCGACGGTCACGGTGTGTTCGGCGAGGCTCCCGCCGACGGCCACGGTGTCTTCGGCGAGGCGCCGCACGGCCCGCTCGACGACTTCCTGCACTTCATGCACGGCCTGCACTTCTGGAGCGACATCGGCGACATCGGTCTCACCCTCGTCGAGCAGTCCGTGCACGCGCTCGACCACGCCTCGCCGCTGCTGAAGTTCCTGCGGCCCGCCGGTGCCGCCGTCGGTGTCTTCGGCCTCGCCCTGGACGGGTTCGCCCTGGGCGGCTACATCGTCGAAGGCGACACCGGCGGTGTGATCCTGATGGGGCTCGCGGTCGGACTCGGCGGTGCGGCACTCGTCGTCGGCCTGGTCGCGACCGCGCCGCTCACCATCGCCGTCGCGGCAGGCGTGGGGATCGTCGCCGCGGGGATCTCCATCGCCGCGAGCTACGAGCCGGTCCGCGACTGGGTCGGCGACCGGTGGGACGATGCCTGGGAGGCCGGCACCGGGCTCGTCGAGGGCGCCACCGAAGGCTTCCACGAGACCTTCGACCCGCTGATCGAGGGCGCGGGCAATGTGGTCGAGGGCGTCGGCAACCTCGCCTCCGACGCACTGAACACCGGCAGGGGGATCTTCAATGCAATCTTCTGAGGAAGAGCCGACGGCGCGCCTCGGCATGACGGCCTCCGCCGACCGGGTCTCGTTCACCGCAGCGGAGCTCTCCTACCTCATCGCCAGCAGCCCGGCGACGACACCGCTCGGCGGGCGGGCCGCGCAGGTGATCGGGCTGACCGACGCCGAGCGTGGTGAGGCCGCCATCTCGGCCGGGTTCAGCTCCCTGATCGTCCGCGGGCTCGCGGTCAGCGACGGCGAGCGGGTCACCTACGCCCCCGCGACGGGCGCCGTGAGCGAGGCGGTCACCAAGGCCTCGGTCTGCGTCCAGCTGGGGCTGATCTCGGCGGACAAGTCCGACGGCGCGGTCCTCTTCGACTCGGGGCGGGCCCGGCTGCTGGTGACGCCGCGCAAGCACCGCTGCTTCGACGTGACGGGCATGAACCGGACCCTCGACGTGGGCGGGCAGCTGCTCGCGGTGGCGCGCCAGTTCCTGGAGCGGAACCGCCCGGGTGTCGTCTCCTTCGCGGTCGACACCACCGGCAGCGGGGTGACCGAGGACATCGGGTGGGTCACCGCCGCCGCGGACAACGACACGTGGTCGGTGGTGTTCAGCCGCGAGCCGTCCGACGCCGACCGCGGGCTGAGCGAGTCCGAGGCGGTCGAGCGCCTGCAGCGCCGCCTGCACCAGCTCCTCCCCGTCGCCTGAGGCGCTGGCGCTGGAGTGCCGCGCTCGGGGCATGATCGCGCTGTTGCCCGGAAGTCGGCCCTTCACCGGCGGTGGCAGGGGACTGTTTCCGGGAACCTGCGTGATCAAGGGTGCGACGGTCGAGCGAGGATGAGCGCATGAACCACGTTCTGTCGACGCCGTCCGCCATCCCGGCCGGGACCCTCGTCGCGGCACCGCAACCCGTTCTCGCCGCCGGTGGCGGCGTGCTGCTGCGGCCGTGGGAGGCCGCCGATGCACCGGTGTTCCTCGCCGCCTATCAGGACCCGGCGATCCAGCGCTGGCACACGCGCCGACCGGTGTCCGAGGCCCAGGTCCACGAGTGGTTCGACGACTACCGCCGGGACTGGGCCCGGGAGAAGGCCGCGCACTGGGCGATCACCGGCGACGACAGCGGCGAGGTGCTCGGGCGGCTCGCCATGCGCGGGATCGACCTCGATGACGGTGTCGCCGGCTGCGCCTACTGGGTGCTCCCGGCCGCCCGCGGCACCGGTGTGGCGACCCGTGCGCTCACCGCCGTGAGCAGGTGGGCGCTGGAGCAGATCGGCTTCCACCGCCTGGAACTGGACCACTCCACCCGCAACGAGGCATCGTGCCGGGTCGCGGTCAAGTCCGGCTATCTCCTGGAGGGCACCAAGCGCAGCGCCGCCGTCCACGCCGACGGCCGACACGACATGCACCTGCACGCCCGCGTCCGGGACACCGGCACCGCCCCGAGCTGAGTGAACGCTCGGGGATCAGGCGACGAAGATGCAGAACGGGTGGCCGGAGAGGTCCGCGAAGACATAGAGCGGCTCGCCCTGGTCGGCCGTGCGGTCCAGCAGGATCTTCGCACCGAGCGACTCGGCCCGCTCCCGCTGGCGCTGCAGCTCCTCGAAGCTCGACACGGTGAAGTCGAGGTGCAGCTGCATCGGGACCTCGTGTGTCGGCCACGTCGTCGGCCTCAGCTCGGCTTCCTGCTGAAACGCGAGCTTGCGGACACCGTCGGCGTCGACGAGGACGAGCCAGTCCGCATCGTCGGCGGTGCCGTCGGCGGGAGGTTCGTCACCCGGCCGGTACTGAAGGCCGAGCAGGTGCCGATAGAACTCGGCCAGCGCCCGGACGTCGGTGGTGTCGAGCACGGTGTGCAGCAATTGCGGGAACTCAGCCATGGTCACCTCTCCTGTCCGGCCCATCCTTGCACGAGCCACCGACACCCGCCCGGAACGCGTACTAGGGTGCTCAGGTGGCGATGGTTCGGACGCGTACACCGGAGTGGGGTTGATCTTTGTGGCTGACGCCGACGACGTGCGCCGACTGGCGCTCGCGCTGCCCCACGTCGTCGAGATCGACAGCGAGGGCTTCGACTTCCGGGTCGCCGGCAAGGGGTTCGTCTGGTCCTATCCCGAACGGCAGCCGGGCAGGCCGCGCGTCATCCGCACCGATGTCGCCGTGCTCTACGTCGGTGACGAGGCGGAGAAGCGGGCGCTGCTGCTCGGCGAGCCGGAGCTCTTCTTCACGACGCCCGCCTATGACGGGATGCCGCTGGTCATGCTGCGGCTGGGGCGGGTCGATGCCGAGCGGCTCACCGAACTCGTCACCGACGCGTGGCGGATGCGCGCTCCGGCCGGCCTCGACCTGCCCGGCGGCCGTTAGCGGTCGATCCGAGGGCCTGCCACCGAAGGGAGGTCGAGCGTCAGGTGGTCCGGGCCGAGCGATCGCAGGAAGTCTCGCGCGTCGAAGAGTTCGCCGGCCGCGAAGACCCCGCTCGGCCCGCCCGGCACGGCGAGGATGCGCTGGACCGCCGCCACGACCAGGGGCGCGGTGACGGCATAGATGTCCTGGCCGCGGGCGACCGCGCGGCGCGTCTCGCCCGCCGCGTGCGCGACCACCTCGACGAGGAACGTCTGCGCGGACCGGCCCTGCGCGTCCGTCGCCTCCGGCGGTGGCGACGCCGGATCGCGCAGGTCCCTGACCGCATCGACCGACATGTACGTGTGGATCTCGCGCGTCGACAGGTGCGTGGGGATCGTGGCGCTGTCCGCCATCGTGAACTCCGCGACGACCGCCCGGGTTCCGATCGGCTCGGGGAAGGTCCACTCGGTGACCGGAGCCTCGCCGGTGCGGAACTCCAGCCGGTGGTTCGCGTAGCGGATCCGCCTGCCGTCCCTGCGCCCGGCGGAGACCTGACCCGTCGCCCGGGTGCCGTGCGTGGGCTTCCAGCTGCTGAGGGCGTAGGCGATGCTGATCCGGTCCGCCGCCGCCCAGTCGCCCATCGCCACCGTCGCGAGCAGGTCGCCGAGGCCGCCGAAGAACGCCATCGCCGGGACGACCGGGATGGCGGCGTCGCGGGCGCGGTCGGCGTACTGGGCGAACGTGTCGATGACCGCCTCGGTCTCCGCCGTCACGTCCAGGTAGGGGATCCGGGCCCGCAACGCCGCCTCGAGAACCGCTGCGGACGTTGAGGCGAAGGGTCCGGCGCAATTGATCACCGCGGCGGCACCGGCGAGGGCCCGGTCGAGCGAGGCCGGGTCGTCGACCGACGCGGGGCGGACCTCCGATCCGGGATGAGCCGCCCCGAGCGCGTGCAGCCTGCCGGCGTCACGACCGGACAGGATCGGAGTCAGCCCGCGCCGGCGCAGCTCCGCGACGACGAAACGGCCGGTGTGCCCGTACGCGCCGATGACGGCGACTGTCTGTTCTGTCATGCTCCCAGCCTCGCGTTCATGATCGTCGAGCACCAGTGGCCGCAATGACGTGCCCCGTACACTTTCGGACATGCACTCGGTCGCCCTGGCAGTCGCCGACGGAACCCCGCTCTTCGAGCTCGCCGCGGCGTGCGAGGTCTTCGGCACCGACCGGGGTCTCGCCGACCCGTGGTACGCCTTCTCCATCTGCGGTCCCGACACCGCCGAGGTCGGCGGCTGGCTGCGGGCCGGCATCCAGCACGGGCTCGACACGCTCGCGGCGGCGGACACCGTCATCGTCCCGTCCATCCGCAGCGCCGAGGACCCGCCGCCGCCCGAGCTGGTCGACGCCGTGCGCGCGGCACACGAGGCGGGTGCCCGGGTGGTCTCCCTCTGCACCGGGGCCTTCGTCCTGGCCGCCGCCGGGCTGCTCGACGGGCGGCGAGCCACCACCCACTGGGCGCACACGTCGCTGCTGGCCGAGCGGCATCCCCGGGTGCTGGTGGACCCGGATGTGCTCTACATCGACGACGGCACCGTCCTGACCTCCGCGGGGAAGGCGGCCGGGATGGATCTCTGCCTGCACCTCGTCCGGGCCGACCACGGCGCGGCGGTCGCCAACGCGCTCGCCCGCAGCCTCGTCGTGCCACCGCACCGGCAGGGCGGTCAGGCGCAGTTCATCCCGGCTGCGGTGTCCCACGGGCGGGACCACGTCCTCGCCGAGCTGCTGGCCTGGGCCGGCGCCCGGCTGGAGCAGGACCTGACCGTGCCGGACCTGGCCCGCCAGGCGAGCATGAGCTCGCGCAACCTCACCCGGCACTTCCACGCCGTCACCGGCACGAGCCCGCTGCGATGGCTGCTGACGCAACGGGTGCACCGGGCGCAGGAGCTCCTCGAGACCACCGACGACACCATCGAGCTGATCGCCGACCGGACCGGCATGGGCACCGCCGCCACGCTGCGCCGGCACTTCCACCGGCTGCTCGGGGTGCCGCCGGAGGCCTACCGGCGGACGTTCCGCACCGCCCGGCCGGGCCTCACCCGAGGCTGAGCCGGTGCTCCGCCAGCGCCGCCTCGATGATCCGCAGCGCTTTGGGCCCCATGCCGTGCAGCTTCGCCAGATCCTTCCCGGGTACGCCCGCCAGCTGCCGCAGCGTGGTGTAGCCGGCGGCGTTGAGCGCGCGCGTGGCGGGTGCGCCGATCCTCGGCAGGGCGTCCAGCGGGGATGTGTCCATCACCGCATCCTATGCGGAGGATCCGTCCTGAAACTTTCACGAGGCACGATGCGGCGATCGTGGTCGGGTCGGTCGGCATCAACACAGAATTGCTGATCGATGCCGAGTTGGAGAGGGCGAGAATTTCGTGAACTTCCGGAAGTTGTTGACAGTCCGATCGAGCTGAACGAATACTGCCAGCATCGATGAACTTCAACGCTGACGTGCGGCCGCGCCCTGGCGGCCCGCGACGGCGTCGAGTCGTGTCACGCGGCCTGGTCCTCGGGCCGCCCTCACGAAAAGGATGGACGCACGTGTCCGAACTCCCGTCCCCACCGTCGCGCCGCAGGCGCACCTACCCGAAGCTGCTCATCGCCGCCGCCAGTGCCGCCCTGCTGGCCGCAGCCTCGATGACCCTGGCCGGTGTCGCCCACGCCGAGGCCAACCGGACCATCACCTCCAACACCACCGGCACGCACAACGGGTTCTTCTTCTCCTACTGGAAGGACAGCGGCAACGTCACGATGACCCTCGGCGCCGCCGGGCAGTACAGCGTGCAGTTCAGCGGCATCAACAACACCGTCGTCGGCAAGGGCTGGAACCCCGGGTCGAGCCACACCGTGAACTACTCGGGCACGTTCAGCCCGGGCGGCAACGGCTACCTGGCGCTCTACGGCTGGACGACCAATCCGCTCATCGAGTATTACGTGGTGGAGAACTTCGGCAGCTACAACCCGAGCACCGGCGCGACCCGGCTGGGCTCCGTCACCACCGACGGCAGCACCTACGACATCTATCGCACGCTGCGCGTCAACCAGCCCTCGATCATCGGGAACGCGACGTTCTACCAGTACTGGAGCGTCCGCCAGCAGCACCGGACCGGCGGCACCATCACCACCGCCAACCACTTCAACGCGTGGGCGGGCCTCGGCTTGAACCTCGGCACCCACAACTACCAGATCCTCGCCACCGAGGGCTACCAGAGCAGCGGCAGCTCCAACATCACCGTGAGCGAGGGGACCGGCCCGCAGCCGAGCGCGACGGCGAGCTCGCCGCGTCCGAGCGCGAGCCCGAACCCGTCGACCTCGCCGGGCGGCGGCAACGGCACCTGCCGGGTGACCCAGTCGGTCAGTCCGTGGAACACCGGCCTCACCGACAACATCACCATCACGAACACCGGCTCGACGCCCACCAACGGCTGGTCGCTGCGGTTCACGCTCGCATCCGGGCAGACCATCACCTCCGGTTGGAGCGCCACCTACGCGCCGACGAGCGGGCAGGTGACCGCGACCAACGTCAACTACAACGCCGTCATCCCGCCGGGCGGCTCGACGACCATCGGTTTCCAGGCCAACCACAGCGGTAACGCCGCTGCGCCGAGCGGGTTCAGCCTTAACGGCACCGCCTGCAGCTGAGCACGGCGCGCCGTGCCGGGTCCGGGAATCCCGGACCCGGCACGGCGGCCACGCCGGTGCCGAGCCGATCCTGCCGCCCGCGGTGACCAGCCACTCGCCGGTCTCCCGGTCGTCGAGCCCCTCCACGCGCCTTGACGTGATGCTCGTCGATGGACTACAGAGGAACGATGAGACGAATGTCGATCGGTCGAGCCTCCGTCGTCGCGCTCGCCGCCATGGTGCTCGGGCTCCTGCCGGCCACCGGAGCGGCGGCTGCCCCGATCATGTTCCAGGCGGAGAACGCCACGATCAGCGGCGGAGCCGTCGCATCCGACCACAGCGGCTACACCGGCACCGGATTCGTCGACTACAACAGCGCGGCCGGCTCCTACGTGCAGTTCGCGACGAGCACCGGGATCGCCGGCTCGATGTATATCGGCTTCCGCTATGCCAACGGCTCGGCGACGAACCGGCCCATGGACATCACCGTCAACGGCGTGCTGGTCGCCCGCAACCTGGCGTTCGGCAGCACCACGAGCTGGGACGTGTGGCAGAGCACGGCGTTGAGCGTTTCCGTCCTCGCCGGTCCGATCGTCATCCGGGCGACCGCCGCCACGGGAGCGGGCGGTCCGAACCTCGACTCGCTGACCTTCGAGATCAGGCCGATCCCGCCGTCCGGGGCTACGGGCGGGGCGTCCGCCCGACCGTAGCCCCGGACAGCGCTCAGCCGAGGATCTTCTCGATCTCGGCGAGCTCGGCGTCGTCGAAGCCGAGGTTGTTCAGCGCGGCGACGTTGTTCTCGAGCTGGCCGACGCTCGACGCGCCGATGATGAGGCTGGTCATGCGGGGGTCGCGCAGGGCCCACGCCAGCGCGAGCTGCGCCAGCGACTGCCCGCGCCCGGCCGCTATCGCGCCCAGGGCGACGACCTTCGCCATCATCTCCTCGCTCAGCGCGGATTCGTTCAGGAAGTGGCTGGTCGCGATCCGGGAGTCGGCGGGTACGCCCTTCAGGTACCGATCCGTGAGCAGCCCCTGAGCGAGCGGCGAGAAGGCGATGGCACCGGCACCGGCGGTCTCGAGTGCGTCGAGCAGCCCGTCGCCCTCCAGCCAGCGGTTGACCATGGAGTAGGACGGCTGGTTGATGAGCAGCGGGATCCGGTGCTCGGCGAGGATCGCCGCCGCCCGGGCCGACTGCTCGGCGTTGTAGTTGGAGATGCCGACGTAGAGCGCCTTGCCCGAGGTGACGGCCGAGGCGAGCGCCCCCATCGTCTCCTCCAGCGGCGTCTCCGGGTCGAACCGGTGCGAGTAGAAGATGTCGACGTAGTCGAGGCCGAGGCGGCGCAGCGACTGGTCGAGCGACGCGGTGAGGTATTTCCGCGAGCCCCACTCGCCGTAGGGACCCTCCCACATGTAGTAGCCGGCCTTCGTGGAGATGATCAGCTCGTCGCGGTGGCCGTGCAGCTCGGTGGCGAGGATCCGGCCGAAGTTCTCCTCGGCGGAGCCGGCCGGCGGGCCGTAGTTGTTGGCGAGGTCGAAGTGGGTGACGCCGAGGTCGAAGGCACGCCGTGCGATCGCCGCCTGGGTCTCCAGGGGGCGGGCATGCCCGAAGTTGTGCCAGAGGCCCAGCGAGATGGCCGGCAGCAGGAGGCCGCTGCGCCCGGCGCGGCGGTAGGTCATGGAGTCGTAGCGATCGGTCACGCGGCCACCCTAACCAAGGTCACCCCGCTCCCGCCGCCGGACCGGTCGAATCCCGGACTGTCAGCTGAGGGCGCGCCGGTTGAAGCCGAGGATTCCCAGCGCGCTGAACAGGAGCGAGAACCCGACCAGCGCCGCCGCGGCCACCGCCGGAGGCAGGTGCACGATCTCCGGGACCATCGCCGCCCGGACCCCCTCCGCGCAGTAGGTCAGCGGGTTCAGCGACGTGATCACCTGGAACCACCGCATCGAGTCCAGCGACGACCACGGGTACTGCACGGCCCCGGTGAACATGATCGGCGTGATGATCAGCCCGAACATGATGTTGATCCGGTGGGGCGGGACGAAGGTGCCGATGGTCATGCCGACCCCGCCGCCCGCCCAGGAGCCCAGGACGAGCATCGCGATCAGCAGCGGCAACCCCTGCGGATGCCACGGCGCCGTACCGATGATGAGCGCGCCGACCGGGTAGATGATGGCGGCCGAGACCATGCCCCGCAGCATCGCCACGACCAGCTTCTCCACCGCGACGAGACTGGTCGGCAGCGGGGCGAGCAGCCGGTCCTCGATCTCCTTGGTGAAGCCGAACTCCATCACCAGCGGCAGGGCGACGCTCTGCAGCGCGGCGAGGAAGGTCGAGAGCGCGACGATCCCCGGCAGCAGCGTGTGGCCGTAATCTCCGGCGACGACCTGCATGGAGCCGAGGACCTTGGCGAAGATGAAGAGCATGAACAGCGGCGCGATGGCGACCTGGATCAGCAGGACCCAGAACTCCTTGCCGGTGACGAAGACATCGCGCCAGAGGATCGCCCGGAAGGCCAGCCAGGCCGAGGCGGCGGGCGAGACCGGGGGCGCGGGGTGCAGCGCGGTCAACGCAGGTCCCTTCCGGTGAGCTCGATGAAGACGTCGCCGAGGCTGCCCTGGGCGACGCGCACGTCGGTGACGACGGCCGCGCGGTCGGCCATCGCCGTCACCACGGAGCCGATCAGCTCCGGTGGTTCGCTGCTCAGGTGCAGCCGCAGGCGCAGCCCGTCCGGGTCGCCGCCGGGTCCGGCGTCGATGCGGGAGCCGCTCGACACCCCCTCGATCTTGAGCAGGACCTCCAGCAGCGACTCCGCGGTCGGGGCGATGGCCCCCGCGGCCGGGATCACGGCGAGCTCCAGGGTCGAGCCGCCGGTCAGCTCCCGGGTCAGCGCCGTCGGCGTGTCCAGGGCGAGGAGCCTGCCGTGGTCGACGATGCCGACGCGGTCGCAGAGCGCGGCGGCCTCGGACATGTCATGGGTGGTGAGCACGATGGTGACATCACGCGCGCGCAGCTCGCGGATCCGTTCCCAGACGAAGAGCTTGCTCTGCGGATCGAGGCCCGTGGCCGGTTCGTCGAGGAAGAGCACCTTCGGCTCGTGGATCAGCGCGCGGGCGATCATCAGTCGCTGCGCCATGCCGCCGGAGTACCAGGCGACCTTGTCGTCGGCGCGCTCGGTGAGCCCGAACTGGTCGAGCAGGTCCACGGCGCGCGCTCGCCGCTCGGCCCGGCCGACGCCGTGATAGGCGGCGTGGAAGGTGAGGTTCTGCCGGGGGGTCAGGGAGCGGTCGAGGGTGCTCGACTGCGGCACCACGGCGAGCAGGGACCGGGCCGCGACCGGGTTGCGCAGGACGTCGACCCCGGCCAGGCGGACCTCGCCCGAGGTGGCCCGGACCCGGGTGGTGAGGATGCCGACGGTGGTGCTCTTGCCCGCGCCGTTGGGTCCGAGCAGGCCGAAGACCTCACCTGTCCGCACCTGGAACGACAGCCCGTCGACGGCGTTGACCTTCCGCTTCGGATAGCGTTTGACCAGGTCGCGGACTTCCAGGGCGGCGTCACTCAACGACTTGCTCCCTC
This portion of the Allocatelliglobosispora scoriae genome encodes:
- a CDS encoding WXG100 family type VII secretion target, which gives rise to MTGPYLGMDPEQVRAMAAQLSTGSTQIRDLASSIGAQIEATPWTGPDRDQFVGEWQGHHMQALLAVADSIEHAAQKALSNADAQEQTSAN
- a CDS encoding GNAT family N-acetyltransferase; the protein is MNHVLSTPSAIPAGTLVAAPQPVLAAGGGVLLRPWEAADAPVFLAAYQDPAIQRWHTRRPVSEAQVHEWFDDYRRDWAREKAAHWAITGDDSGEVLGRLAMRGIDLDDGVAGCAYWVLPAARGTGVATRALTAVSRWALEQIGFHRLELDHSTRNEASCRVAVKSGYLLEGTKRSAAVHADGRHDMHLHARVRDTGTAPS
- a CDS encoding VOC family protein, yielding MAEFPQLLHTVLDTTDVRALAEFYRHLLGLQYRPGDEPPADGTADDADWLVLVDADGVRKLAFQQEAELRPTTWPTHEVPMQLHLDFTVSSFEELQRQRERAESLGAKILLDRTADQGEPLYVFADLSGHPFCIFVA
- a CDS encoding MmcQ/YjbR family DNA-binding protein, which translates into the protein MADADDVRRLALALPHVVEIDSEGFDFRVAGKGFVWSYPERQPGRPRVIRTDVAVLYVGDEAEKRALLLGEPELFFTTPAYDGMPLVMLRLGRVDAERLTELVTDAWRMRAPAGLDLPGGR
- a CDS encoding saccharopine dehydrogenase family protein, with protein sequence MTEQTVAVIGAYGHTGRFVVAELRRRGLTPILSGRDAGRLHALGAAHPGSEVRPASVDDPASLDRALAGAAAVINCAGPFASTSAAVLEAALRARIPYLDVTAETEAVIDTFAQYADRARDAAIPVVPAMAFFGGLGDLLATVAMGDWAAADRISIAYALSSWKPTHGTRATGQVSAGRRDGRRIRYANHRLEFRTGEAPVTEWTFPEPIGTRAVVAEFTMADSATIPTHLSTREIHTYMSVDAVRDLRDPASPPPEATDAQGRSAQTFLVEVVAHAAGETRRAVARGQDIYAVTAPLVVAAVQRILAVPGGPSGVFAAGELFDARDFLRSLGPDHLTLDLPSVAGPRIDR
- a CDS encoding helix-turn-helix domain-containing protein — protein: MHSVALAVADGTPLFELAAACEVFGTDRGLADPWYAFSICGPDTAEVGGWLRAGIQHGLDTLAAADTVIVPSIRSAEDPPPPELVDAVRAAHEAGARVVSLCTGAFVLAAAGLLDGRRATTHWAHTSLLAERHPRVLVDPDVLYIDDGTVLTSAGKAAGMDLCLHLVRADHGAAVANALARSLVVPPHRQGGQAQFIPAAVSHGRDHVLAELLAWAGARLEQDLTVPDLARQASMSSRNLTRHFHAVTGTSPLRWLLTQRVHRAQELLETTDDTIELIADRTGMGTAATLRRHFHRLLGVPPEAYRRTFRTARPGLTRG
- a CDS encoding DNA-binding protein, translated to MDTSPLDALPRIGAPATRALNAAGYTTLRQLAGVPGKDLAKLHGMGPKALRIIEAALAEHRLSLG
- a CDS encoding glycoside hydrolase family 11 protein — translated: MSELPSPPSRRRRTYPKLLIAAASAALLAAASMTLAGVAHAEANRTITSNTTGTHNGFFFSYWKDSGNVTMTLGAAGQYSVQFSGINNTVVGKGWNPGSSHTVNYSGTFSPGGNGYLALYGWTTNPLIEYYVVENFGSYNPSTGATRLGSVTTDGSTYDIYRTLRVNQPSIIGNATFYQYWSVRQQHRTGGTITTANHFNAWAGLGLNLGTHNYQILATEGYQSSGSSNITVSEGTGPQPSATASSPRPSASPNPSTSPGGGNGTCRVTQSVSPWNTGLTDNITITNTGSTPTNGWSLRFTLASGQTITSGWSATYAPTSGQVTATNVNYNAVIPPGGSTTIGFQANHSGNAAAPSGFSLNGTACS
- the mgrA gene encoding L-glyceraldehyde 3-phosphate reductase; its protein translation is MTDRYDSMTYRRAGRSGLLLPAISLGLWHNFGHARPLETQAAIARRAFDLGVTHFDLANNYGPPAGSAEENFGRILATELHGHRDELIISTKAGYYMWEGPYGEWGSRKYLTASLDQSLRRLGLDYVDIFYSHRFDPETPLEETMGALASAVTSGKALYVGISNYNAEQSARAAAILAEHRIPLLINQPSYSMVNRWLEGDGLLDALETAGAGAIAFSPLAQGLLTDRYLKGVPADSRIATSHFLNESALSEEMMAKVVALGAIAAGRGQSLAQLALAWALRDPRMTSLIIGASSVGQLENNVAALNNLGFDDAELAEIEKILG
- a CDS encoding ABC transporter permease, with amino-acid sequence MTALHPAPPVSPAASAWLAFRAILWRDVFVTGKEFWVLLIQVAIAPLFMLFIFAKVLGSMQVVAGDYGHTLLPGIVALSTFLAALQSVALPLVMEFGFTKEIEDRLLAPLPTSLVAVEKLVVAMLRGMVSAAIIYPVGALIIGTAPWHPQGLPLLIAMLVLGSWAGGGVGMTIGTFVPPHRINIMFGLIITPIMFTGAVQYPWSSLDSMRWFQVITSLNPLTYCAEGVRAAMVPEIVHLPPAVAAAALVGFSLLFSALGILGFNRRALS
- a CDS encoding ABC transporter ATP-binding protein, which encodes MSDAALEVRDLVKRYPKRKVNAVDGLSFQVRTGEVFGLLGPNGAGKSTTVGILTTRVRATSGEVRLAGVDVLRNPVAARSLLAVVPQSSTLDRSLTPRQNLTFHAAYHGVGRAERRARAVDLLDQFGLTERADDKVAWYSGGMAQRLMIARALIHEPKVLFLDEPATGLDPQSKLFVWERIRELRARDVTIVLTTHDMSEAAALCDRVGIVDHGRLLALDTPTALTRELTGGSTLELAVIPAAGAIAPTAESLLEVLLKIEGVSSGSRIDAGPGGDPDGLRLRLHLSSEPPELIGSVVTAMADRAAVVTDVRVAQGSLGDVFIELTGRDLR